Part of the Catalinimonas alkaloidigena genome is shown below.
ACTGTCTGTTCGGTATTTACCTTAAGCAACTCATTTACTCCCAGAAAGCGGGGTTTATCTTCCAGAATCACACAGGTATTAGGGGAAATAGACACCTCACAGTCAGTAAAAGCGTAGAGTGCATCTTTGGTAATATCGGGAGACTGACCGGGAGCCAGAGATACAAGAATTTCTATATCCTTAGCAGTATTGTCTACTACCTTTTTGACCTTGATTTTACCTTTGTCATTGGCTTTTAGAATGGAATCTATCAGGCTATTGGTAGTGGTTCCAAATGGTATATCCTTGATTACAAGTGTTTTCTTGTCATATTCTTCTATTGTAGCCCTTACCCTTACTTTTCCTCCTCTTTTACCTTCATTATAATCTGAAAAATCTGCCATCCCTCCGGTAGGAAAGTCAGGAAGAAGATTGATCGTTTTATTCCTTAAAAAATCAATAGAAGCTTGTAACAACTCACAGAAATTGTGCGGTAGCACTCGCGTAGACAGTCCTACGGCAATACCTTCTACTCCCTGGGCCAATAAGAGTGGAAACTTGACCGGAAAAGTAACAGGTTCTTTCTTACGGCCATCATAGGAAAGTTGCCACTCAGTCGTTTGAGGATTAAAAACTATATCCAACGCAAATTTTGACAGACGGGCCTCTATATAACGGGGTGCTGCCGCATTATCCCCGGTACGCAAATCACCCCAGTTGCCCTGAGTTTCTATCAATAAATCCTTCTGGCCCATACCTACCATAGCATCACCGATGGAGGCATCTCCGTGAGGGTGGTATTGCATGGTTTGCCCTATGATATTAGCTACTTTATTAAATCTGCCGTCATCCATTTCCTTCATGGCATGAAGAATACGTCTTTGTACGGGCTTAAGACCATCTTCTATGGCAGGAACTGCTCTTTCCAGAATCACATATGAGGCATAGTCAAGAAACCAGTTCTCATACATTCCATCTATTTTTTCACCTGATTGTAGTTCTTTGTCCTTTTCGCTCATTTCAATCTTATTGCGTGCTCCTTATAACGTTATTTAACTTTGATTTGAAGTACTTTCAGCATATTTACCGTAATCATTATTGCTATACCTAAACTTAGATAGGCAAGAACCTGTATGCTTCTCACTTTCTTTTGGGCATTTTTATAAAGTTTATGCCCTACGGTTATCTGAATATCTTCTAACTTATGCGTGGTATCCAAAAGCTTTTCAAATGCGGGAATGCTTTCACGCAGATAAACCGTATTGGCTGCTTCAAATTGTTTATTTTCTATATTTCTGATGATTTCATTTTCTATCCTTCGGTAATTCTTAACATGAGTATTAAACTCATTTAACCTATTAGCTTCATCCACTGTCAGGTTAGTTTTGGCATACTTTGCCTCAATCTGATCAATAATATCATTATTAACCCTGATTTTACTGATCACTTTTTTTATCTCCTCATTCTCTTCCATATACACCAATTCTTCCAGGTTGAGACGGTTCCTGTAGAACTGCTCCTGTATTTTAGCCAGATCAAATGAAGGAACCAGCCTGTCTTCTAACATGGACTTAAAATCTTGCGAAAAATCTGTCAAATTACGTGATGTCACAATTGTTAGAATATTGAGCAACACAAGTACTACCAAAAAAGAAATGATAATTCTCTCTCTGTTAGATAATTTGCCAAGAAATCGCATAAAGTTGTTGTATTAAACGGCTGCTTCTACCAGGTCTTTTTCTACCCTAAGCCTATCAATAATGAAAGTCTGACGGTCAGGCGTATTTTTACCCATGTAGAAAGTTAATAGTTTTTTAATGCTTACCTTATCATCTATAATAATAGGCTGTAACTTAATATCTTCACCAATAAAAGCACCAAATTCATCCGGTGAAATCTCACCTAAGCCCTTAAAACGGGTAATTTCAGGTTTACCACCGAGTTTATTTACTGCCCGTCTTTTTTCTTCTTCAGAATAACAATAGATCGTTTGCTTTTTATTTCTTACCCTAAACAAAGGAGTATCCAGAATAAAAACATGGCCATTGCGCACCAGATCCGGAAAGAACTGCAAAAAGAAAGTCAGCATGAGCAATCGTATATGCATGCCATCAACATCCGCATCAGTTGCGATGATAATTTTGCGATAACGCAAACCATCCAGCCCATCTTCTATATTTAAAGCATGTTGAAGCAGGTTGAATTCTTCATTTTCATAGACGACCTTTTTGGTCAGAGAAAAACAATTCAAAGGTTTACCTCTTAAGCTAAATACTGCCTGTGTCTGCACATCTCTAGACTTGGTAATGGATCCACTAGCTGAATCTCCCTCGGTGATGAATATCATAGTATCATCAACTTTTTCTCCCTTTTTATCGTCGTAGTGGATACGGCAGTCCCTCAGTTTCTTGTTGTGTAAATTAGCTTTCTTAGCTCTTTCATTAGCTAGCTTTTTGATACCAGCAATTTCTTTCCGTTCACGTTCAGATTGCTGAATTCTCTTTAAGAGGGCATTGGCTGTTTCTTGGTGTCGGTGCAGATAGTTATCAAGCTGATTTTTGATAAAGTCATTGATAAACGTACGCATGGTGGGCCCCTCAGGCCCCACGTTTTGTGAACCTAGTTTCGTCTTGGTTTGTGACTCAAATACAGGCTCCTGCACTCTTACGGAAATTGCCGCCACAATAGAAGCCCGGATATCTGCCGCTTCAAAGTTTTTGTTGTAAAACTCACGTACTGCCCTTACTACTGCTTCACGGAATGCCGCCAGATGCGTACCTCCCTGTGTGGTGTATTGTCCATTAACAAAAGAATAATATTCCTCGCCATACTGGTTTGTATGTGACATTGCCACTTCTATATCCTCTCCTTTCAGATGGATGATAGGGTAGCGAAGATTATCTTCAGAAGTTTTATTGGAAAGGAGGTCTAACAGCCCGTTTTCTGAGTGATATTTTTTTCCATTAAAAATAATGGTCAGTCCTGAATTCAGGTAAGCGTAGTTCCAAAGCTGGTTTTCAAGAAACTGAGGACGAAAATGAAAATTTTTAAAAACGTCATCATCAGGTTCAAATATGATGAGTGTACCGTTTTTATCCGTGGATTTGGTGATCTTAGCATCATTAGTGATAACACCACGCTCAAATTCTGCCACTTTAGTTTTTCCTTCACGGAAGGATTGCACCTTAAAATGATTGGAAAGGGCATTAACAGCCTTGGTTCCTACCCCATTCAAACCTACTGATTTTTGGAAGGCTTTGGAGTCATATTTTCCCCCGGTATTAATTTTTGATACACAATCAACTACTTTGCCCAATGGTATTCCACGACCGTAGTCACGGATCTCCACCCGCTTGTCAGTAACTTTGATGTCAATGACTTTTCCATAACCCATTACATGCTCGTCAATACAGTTGTCTATGACTTCTTTCACCAGCACGTATATACCATCATCAAATGAAGACCCGTCACCTAGTTTACCAATATACATTCCCGGCCTCAGGCGGATATGCTCACGCCAGTCCAGTGAACGTATACTATCCTCATCGTAGTTACTGTGATTGTTGTTTGCCATATATTTTAGAAAAAACTTATAATACGTAAAATTTGCCTTGAACGCTCTAAATTGAAGATTTCTTATGCTTAATGCAAGTATACTCGCTGTGGAAACAGTTAAGGCTTTGACTTAGTTCGCACCCCCTATACACTTGAATCTCAGCTAAATTGCCCAGGGAAAGTAAGGAGAAATAGAGCCTAAAAAAAATTTAAATTTCTATGCTCAGGCTATCATAAGCCAACTGAACACCTAAAGGCAACATACGGCTTACCTCTTGGTGCATGCCTAAATTGTGACTGATGTGCGTGAGAAAAGCCCGCCTAGGATTGATTTCTTCAATTAAAGCCAGAGACTCTTCAAGGGTAAAGTGTGATATATGCTGCTTGTGTTGTAATGCATTTAGCACCAAAACCTCAGTGCCGAACAATTTTTCTTTTTCTTCTTCGGCAATGGTCTTTGCATCAGTTATATAGGTAAAATTTCCAATACGGTAGCCAAACACAGGAAGCTTGTAATGAAGAACCTCTATGGGTGTGAAAGTAACTCCTTCTGCAATAAAGGGCTGATTCTGGATTTCATTGACCACTACTCTAGGAACGCCCGGATATTTGTCATTGACAAAGACATAAGCAAACTCCTGTTTTAACTGCCTGATTACCTGACTAGAAGCATATACCGGCATGTCTTTCTGCTGGGTGAAATTAAAACCTCGCACATCATCCATTCCGGCAATATGATCTTTATGCTGATGGGTAAATATTAATGCATCCAGTTTTGTGATCTGATTGCTAAGTACCTGTTGTCTAAAATCAGGACCGGAGTCAATAATAAAGCTTTTGTCATCTACTTCTATGTGAACAGATGACCTCAAACGTTTGTCCCGATAATCTAATGAACTACATACTTTGCACTGACAATTGATGACAGGCACACCCTGTGATGTTCCTGTGCCTAAAAAAGTTACTCTCAAATCTCAGAGGAAGTTTCCAGTATTTCCAGTAAAAATTTTTTGTTTTTATCACTAAGGGATTCAATATCCAGGTCCACCAGCTTGATAATATCCATCAGGCAATTGATCTTGCCTTCCATCGGATAGTATTTATTGATGATCGCTACTTTGTTTTCGTTAAGAATACAGTATCCCGACTTGAAGTTACCTTTTTCGTACCTTAGGATGTAGTCTGATTCGGCAAATAGATCTTCAAGTTTATTTAAAAAATGCTTAGTGTACTTAACTTCACCTGCTGCCATTAGCTCGTATATTTTTTCACTACCTCTACCAGATGATCAAAGTTTAAAGGTTTCTGTAAATATTCGTTGATGCCTACGTTGGTGAATTCTTCTTCAGAGTAGTTCTTCGCATTTCCTGTGATAGCAACAATGGGAATGTTTGATTTATTAGAATCTTCCAGGGCTCTGATCTGCTTAGTACATTCCATGCCATCCATTTTGGGCATACCTATGTCCATCAGAATAATGTCATAGTCTTCAGCTTCAATAGCTTTAAGTACTTCTTCCCCATTTTTAACAGAGTCTATCTCATAGTTCTGAAACTGGAGAACTTTTTTGGTCAGATTTTGAATCACTGAACTGTCTTCAGCTACTAACACTTTCTTAGTATTGGCCATCTTTAAATGATTTTGAAAAGCTTTTGAACTCAAGTTGAAATTCAGAAAAATATGATTGAAGGTTATCCATGTCTTCACTAAGCCCCTTCCTCTTACCTTGCTTAAGCTCAGCTTCAATTCGGGTTATCAGCTTGGCTAGTCGGTCTATTCCCAGTGTACTGGAATTACCTTTCAATGTGTGCAATTTACTTAAAATATCATCATAATCTTCTTTTTTGAGTGATTCAATGCAAGAATTAATCAGTGTTTTTGATTCCTCTTCAAAATCACTCAAAGTTTCAACGATTATCTCTTTGCCTCCATATTTTTCAAGGTCCTTTAAGACCTCAAAATTTACAATTTTATATTCCGAATCCAATGGTGCTCTATTATTCTGAGCTGAGGATTCCACTTCCTGGCTGCTCAATACTTCCACCAGTTTTTTGACCAATACCCTGGGACGTATAGGCTTAGACACATAATCATCAAGCCCTGCTTTGATGAACCTTTCTTTATCTCCCTGCATAGAATAGGCGGTCATAGCTATAATAGGAGGAAGATGTTTTATTCCCAGAGAGCGTATGTTCTGAGTTGCAACGATACCATCCATTTCCGGCATCTGTATGTCCATCAGAATAACATCAAAATCATGCTTTTTTACCAGCTCAATTGCTTTTTTTCCGCTGTCAGCAACCGTGACCAAACAGTGCGATTTTTCCAGTATTTTACTGGAAACTTTTCGGTTGACCAGGTTATCATCAACCAGTAATATATGAGGTTTTAATTTTTGGAGGTAGTCTTCTGCCCCTTCCCTATCAGGTTCATCCTGCTCAGGTATGTCAGCTTCACTGGCCTTGAATGTAAACCAAAATGTGCTACCAAAGCCTGGTTTTGAGTGCAAGCCTATACTCCCATTCATTAACGCAGCCAGTTGTTTTGAAATAGAAAGTCCCAAACCAGTACCTTTATATTTTTTTGTAACCGAACTATCCACCTGGTTAAAATTCTGAAAAAGCTCTTTCTGAGCACTTTCAGATATTCCGATCCCCGTATCAGTTACAGAAACTTTCAATATCAATTGCCCTGGTTTGAGTTGTTCACTTTCAACTTCTTCCCTGGAAACCTGTATGCTCACCCTGCCATTTTGATCTGTAAACTTGATCGCATTAGAAGTTAGATTAGAGATAATTTGCAAGACTCTGGTTTCATCTATTCTTACATATTCGGGTAAGCCATCTGCTACCTGATAGTCAAAAGAAATCCCTTTGGCTCGTGCCTGCTGAGAAAAAAGTGCGTATGCTTTACCGGGTACTGATTTAAGGGGTACGGTACTCTTATGTAATTTCATTTTCCCTGCCTCAATTTTTGACAGGTCAAGAATGTCGTTTAATATATTGAGGAGTACCTCTGATGACTTTTTGATCGTTTGCACAAAATCTTCCTGCTCATCATCCAGGGTAGTATCCGCCAGCAGATCAATCATACTAATGATACCGTTCATGGGCGTCCTGATTTCATGACTCATATTTGCCAGAAAACTTTCTTTAACTTTGAGCGAACGCTCTGCTACTTCTTTGGCTCTTTGTAACTCCTGGCTGGCTTTTTTTAGTTGTGTGATGTCTCGTGCAACACCTTCAATTTCAACTGGCTTTCGGGAATAATTATAAATCAAGCGAACATTACAGATACATTGTAACAGCTCGCCATCTGCCTTTATGATTGAAGCCTCAAAGTTTCGGACCGACCTATATTTTACCAGTTGCCGGATAAGATTTTTTGTTCGGCTATCGTAGAGGTAATAATTGGTAATATTTTTACCTACTACGTCATAGGTTTGGTAATCTGTCAGTTCATGCACTGAGGGACTTATCAGTGAAATAGTACCGTCCAGATGGCATCTGAAGTAGATATCCTGAAAGGATTCAAATATGTTTCTGAACTTCTCTTCACTCTCTATCATTCTGAGTTCTGACTCTTTCTTCAAAGAAACATCATGCGCCATGCCGGAAACTTCTCTGATGGTTCCATCTTCGCGGTAGATAGGGTTGATAAAAATATGAAACCATTTATGCTTAATTTTTTTACTCTCCAAATGCAACTCATATTCGGAAGGGTTACCATCCAAAGCCATTTCATAGCGCATTTGCCAAATATCCAGATACTGGCCGGTAGCCTTTTTGCTGCTTTTATTGAACACTTCACCCAAAACAGGGGACACACCATAACGCTCAAGAGCAAAATTTTCAAAATTTTTATTGAAAGTAGTGAAGCGGAGTGACCTATCAACCGACCAGATAAGGTGACTGCTACTCTGGAAAATCGCATTTAAGCGACTTGTTTGTTCATTTAACTTTTCTTCATTGAGTTTTCTTTCTACCGCCAGGGCTACCTGACCTGAAACGAAATCCAGAAGGTCTAAATCACGGGTAGTGAGGCCTTCTCCGGACTTATAATGTTGCAGCGAGATCAGTCCGATGGTTCTTTTTTTTATTTTCAGGGGTACGCCAAGCCAAATTTTAGGAAATACAGGTAATGGCTTAATTATATTTTTTTCTGCCAATTGCTCCAGATCCTTTTCATAAAGAATGACTGGCTCGTTTTTATGGATTACGTACCTTACCAGCTCAGCTTGCGTCAGATTTCTTGTATCCTGCCCTGTATTTTGCTTTGGTCCTGAAATAAAATAAGGAAACCTTACCTCTTGTTCTTCTCCAATTAAAGCAATGTAAAAATTGTCGGCCTGGATTACTCTTTTTAATTCCCGATGTATGTTAAAATACAGTGTATCAAGATCAGGACTGTGAATCGTCAGGTTAGCTATACTATTGTATAAATTTTGAGCCCTTTCTGCCCTTACCTGATCACTAATATCATAAAAAATGCCTCTATACTCAACTTCAGTCCCACTCCTTTTGACAGTCAAACTACCTGAGACATATACATTTTTTCCTGCCTTGTTAACAAAAATCGTATTGAAATTACCCCCGGTTCCTTCTGTTTTTAAACGATCCAGATGGTCCAGGGTATTTTGCTGATAATGGGGATGAATGAGGGATTTGAAATTAAGTTTTTCTATTTCCTGATCTGTATATCCCATTTTATTTCGCCAGGCTTTGTTGACAAACTGTAATTCACCCGACTCATTAAAGATCAGGATAAGGTCAAAAGCAGTATTGAAAAGCTCGGCAAGTTGCTTATTCTTTTCGTTAAGCTTGCGCTTTACTTCTTTCTGCTCAGAAATGTTTTCAGCAAGTATGCTTAAACCCGAAAATTCACCATCGTTTTCGTGATAGATGATACTGCTAAGGTTGAGCTTGACCAGCTTACCACTTTTTGTTTGGACACTACGTTTAAGGTTGACATGTATATCATTTTGAGCTGCCAAATTGAGAAAAGAGGGCATATTTAACTTTTCACCTCTTAAAGGCACAAACTCATCAAAGAGGTTATTACCTATGATTGACTTTCCACGCTCTTCCAGCGTTTCCTGCATCGCCGCATTTGCATAAATGATCTTACCCTTGGAGTCTACTGATACAGCCAGCAAATTGGCATCCTTTAGTGAATTCTGAAATTGCTCAAAAGAAACAGTAGATTTTTGTAAGGCTCTGCTGTTTTCCGGAACCTGTATAATAAGCCCCAGGACATGTACTGATTCGGAGCTCTGATTAGTGCTATCTAACAGAACAAGCCTTGCATTGGTCTTTTTTTCAGCGTTTTTTAAGTTGAATTCAAGGCTTAATAAAAGTTCGTTGATGGGCTGATTGATGAGTTTTTTGCTCTTTTGCAGGAGCTTTTCCTGAGAGGAGGCATCTAATAAGTCATAAAGGTTTTCATTATTCTTAGTATGAAGCGCCAAAAATTCTTTACACGGATTATTGATTTGCTCACCAACAATTTCACAGTAATTTTGATTGTACTTTACTTTGATAAGGCCAAGCGGGAGGTGACCATATTCAAGTAAAAATCTGAATACTTTTTCGTGCTCTCGCTCCTCTTGATTAGAATTGTCAATCATACTTAAAAATAAGTGCCCAATTTATTTATTAACGTATCATTTATCAAAGACTTATTTCAATTGTTAAAATGATTGCAAAAAATACTCCAACCCTTATTATTTTACTAGGTCCTACCGCTGTTGGTAAAACCAGCATAGCTATTGAACTGGGTATGTGGCTGAGCACTTCTATAGTTTCCACCGATTCCAGACAATTTTATAAGGAAATGAACATTGGTACCGCAAAACCTAGCCCTGAAGAACTTAATAAGGTAACACATCATTTGGTTGATTTTTTGTCG
Proteins encoded:
- a CDS encoding MCP four helix bundle domain-containing protein, which encodes MRFLGKLSNRERIIISFLVVLVLLNILTIVTSRNLTDFSQDFKSMLEDRLVPSFDLAKIQEQFYRNRLNLEELVYMEENEEIKKVISKIRVNNDIIDQIEAKYAKTNLTVDEANRLNEFNTHVKNYRRIENEIIRNIENKQFEAANTVYLRESIPAFEKLLDTTHKLEDIQITVGHKLYKNAQKKVRSIQVLAYLSLGIAIMITVNMLKVLQIKVK
- a CDS encoding DNA topoisomerase IV subunit B, coding for MANNNHSNYDEDSIRSLDWREHIRLRPGMYIGKLGDGSSFDDGIYVLVKEVIDNCIDEHVMGYGKVIDIKVTDKRVEIRDYGRGIPLGKVVDCVSKINTGGKYDSKAFQKSVGLNGVGTKAVNALSNHFKVQSFREGKTKVAEFERGVITNDAKITKSTDKNGTLIIFEPDDDVFKNFHFRPQFLENQLWNYAYLNSGLTIIFNGKKYHSENGLLDLLSNKTSEDNLRYPIIHLKGEDIEVAMSHTNQYGEEYYSFVNGQYTTQGGTHLAAFREAVVRAVREFYNKNFEAADIRASIVAAISVRVQEPVFESQTKTKLGSQNVGPEGPTMRTFINDFIKNQLDNYLHRHQETANALLKRIQQSERERKEIAGIKKLANERAKKANLHNKKLRDCRIHYDDKKGEKVDDTMIFITEGDSASGSITKSRDVQTQAVFSLRGKPLNCFSLTKKVVYENEEFNLLQHALNIEDGLDGLRYRKIIIATDADVDGMHIRLLMLTFFLQFFPDLVRNGHVFILDTPLFRVRNKKQTIYCYSEEEKRRAVNKLGGKPEITRFKGLGEISPDEFGAFIGEDIKLQPIIIDDKVSIKKLLTFYMGKNTPDRQTFIIDRLRVEKDLVEAAV
- a CDS encoding MBL fold metallo-hydrolase gives rise to the protein MRVTFLGTGTSQGVPVINCQCKVCSSLDYRDKRLRSSVHIEVDDKSFIIDSGPDFRQQVLSNQITKLDALIFTHQHKDHIAGMDDVRGFNFTQQKDMPVYASSQVIRQLKQEFAYVFVNDKYPGVPRVVVNEIQNQPFIAEGVTFTPIEVLHYKLPVFGYRIGNFTYITDAKTIAEEEKEKLFGTEVLVLNALQHKQHISHFTLEESLALIEEINPRRAFLTHISHNLGMHQEVSRMLPLGVQLAYDSLSIEI
- a CDS encoding response regulator produces the protein MANTKKVLVAEDSSVIQNLTKKVLQFQNYEIDSVKNGEEVLKAIEAEDYDIILMDIGMPKMDGMECTKQIRALEDSNKSNIPIVAITGNAKNYSEEEFTNVGINEYLQKPLNFDHLVEVVKKYTS
- a CDS encoding PAS domain S-box protein; the encoded protein is MIDNSNQEEREHEKVFRFLLEYGHLPLGLIKVKYNQNYCEIVGEQINNPCKEFLALHTKNNENLYDLLDASSQEKLLQKSKKLINQPINELLLSLEFNLKNAEKKTNARLVLLDSTNQSSESVHVLGLIIQVPENSRALQKSTVSFEQFQNSLKDANLLAVSVDSKGKIIYANAAMQETLEERGKSIIGNNLFDEFVPLRGEKLNMPSFLNLAAQNDIHVNLKRSVQTKSGKLVKLNLSSIIYHENDGEFSGLSILAENISEQKEVKRKLNEKNKQLAELFNTAFDLILIFNESGELQFVNKAWRNKMGYTDQEIEKLNFKSLIHPHYQQNTLDHLDRLKTEGTGGNFNTIFVNKAGKNVYVSGSLTVKRSGTEVEYRGIFYDISDQVRAERAQNLYNSIANLTIHSPDLDTLYFNIHRELKRVIQADNFYIALIGEEQEVRFPYFISGPKQNTGQDTRNLTQAELVRYVIHKNEPVILYEKDLEQLAEKNIIKPLPVFPKIWLGVPLKIKKRTIGLISLQHYKSGEGLTTRDLDLLDFVSGQVALAVERKLNEEKLNEQTSRLNAIFQSSSHLIWSVDRSLRFTTFNKNFENFALERYGVSPVLGEVFNKSSKKATGQYLDIWQMRYEMALDGNPSEYELHLESKKIKHKWFHIFINPIYREDGTIREVSGMAHDVSLKKESELRMIESEEKFRNIFESFQDIYFRCHLDGTISLISPSVHELTDYQTYDVVGKNITNYYLYDSRTKNLIRQLVKYRSVRNFEASIIKADGELLQCICNVRLIYNYSRKPVEIEGVARDITQLKKASQELQRAKEVAERSLKVKESFLANMSHEIRTPMNGIISMIDLLADTTLDDEQEDFVQTIKKSSEVLLNILNDILDLSKIEAGKMKLHKSTVPLKSVPGKAYALFSQQARAKGISFDYQVADGLPEYVRIDETRVLQIISNLTSNAIKFTDQNGRVSIQVSREEVESEQLKPGQLILKVSVTDTGIGISESAQKELFQNFNQVDSSVTKKYKGTGLGLSISKQLAALMNGSIGLHSKPGFGSTFWFTFKASEADIPEQDEPDREGAEDYLQKLKPHILLVDDNLVNRKVSSKILEKSHCLVTVADSGKKAIELVKKHDFDVILMDIQMPEMDGIVATQNIRSLGIKHLPPIIAMTAYSMQGDKERFIKAGLDDYVSKPIRPRVLVKKLVEVLSSQEVESSAQNNRAPLDSEYKIVNFEVLKDLEKYGGKEIIVETLSDFEEESKTLINSCIESLKKEDYDDILSKLHTLKGNSSTLGIDRLAKLITRIEAELKQGKRKGLSEDMDNLQSYFSEFQLEFKSFSKSFKDGQY